One Synechocystis sp. LKSZ1 genomic window, GTTCCCCAACGATCATACCTTTGTAAACCTTGGTTCCCGGCTTGATGAAGAATACTCCCCGGTCTTCGGCGTTTTTCAGTGCATAGAAAGTAGCCACTCCTTCCTCAAAAACCGTAATCACCCCGTTGTAACGGGTTTCCAGATCGCCGCAGAGGGCCCGATACTCTAGGAAGCTATGGTTCATGATCCCTTCCCCCCGAGTCAGACGGATAAACTCACCCCGGAAGCCAATTAGGCCCCGAGCTGGAATCACAAATTCCAACTGAGTGCGACCATTGGCTCCAGTTTGCATATCCTGCATTTCCCCCCGCCGTTGCCCCAGGCGCTCAATACAGGCGCCGACCGCCGCTTCAGGTACATCTAGAACCAGGTATTCGTAGGGTTCACAGGGTTGGCCATTCACTTCCCGATAAATTACTTGGGGCTGGGATACCTGGAATTCGTAGCCTTCCCGCCGCATGGTTTCGATCAAAATACCCAGGTGGAGTTCTCCCCGACCAGAGACGAGGAATTTTTCAGCACTGTCGCCTTCTTCCACCCGCAGGGCCACGTTGGTTTCCAACTCGCGGAAAAGTCGGTCACGCAGTTGGCGAGAGGTGACAAATTTACCTTCCTGGCCGGCAAAGGGCGAGTCATTCACCGAAAAGGTCATCTGGAGGGTCGGCTCATCCACTTTAATTAGGGGCAGGGCCATGGGTTCATCGGGGCAGGTCAAAGTTTCGCCAATATTAGCATCGGCAAAACCCGCCACGGCCACAATGTAGCCAGCAGTTGCTTCCGGGAGTTCAATGCGTTTTAGGCCCTCAAAGCCTAGGAGCTTCGTTACTTTGCCCTTGGCAATACTGCCATCTTCTTTAACCAGGGCGGCCTGTTGGCCCGCCTTAATCACCCCATTGTGGATGCGGCCGATAATGATCCGGCCCAAGTATTCAGAATAGTCGAGGGACGTCACTTGCAATTGCAGAGGTTTGCT contains:
- the typA gene encoding translational GTPase TypA, translated to MSLPIRNVAIIAHVDHGKTTLVDALLRQSGIFREGEDIPDCVMDSNDLERERGITILSKNTAVKYKETLINIVDTPGHADFGGEVERVLGMVDGCILIVDANEGPMPQTRFVLKKALEKGLRPLVVVNKIDRPRADPNTAVDKVFDLFVELGADDDQCDFTTLFASGLSGFAKEKLEDPAEDMKPLFEAILHHVPPPAGDVSKPLQLQVTSLDYSEYLGRIIIGRIHNGVIKAGQQAALVKEDGSIAKGKVTKLLGFEGLKRIELPEATAGYIVAVAGFADANIGETLTCPDEPMALPLIKVDEPTLQMTFSVNDSPFAGQEGKFVTSRQLRDRLFRELETNVALRVEEGDSAEKFLVSGRGELHLGILIETMRREGYEFQVSQPQVIYREVNGQPCEPYEYLVLDVPEAAVGACIERLGQRRGEMQDMQTGANGRTQLEFVIPARGLIGFRGEFIRLTRGEGIMNHSFLEYRALCGDLETRYNGVITVFEEGVATFYALKNAEDRGVFFIKPGTKVYKGMIVGEHNRPQDLELNVCKTKQLTNHRSATGDELVQLQAPVEMSLERALEYIGPDELVEITPESIRLRKMKTQKLAKR